The genomic interval AACGCGACCGGCTCGGCCGGCGCCCACTTCCTCAACGCCGTCTACGCGCAGCTGGCGGTCGCCGCGGTCTGTGTCGCGGTGTACCAGCTGCGCAACGTGGCCAGGGACCGCCGCTTCCCCGGCCACCACCTGGTGCGCACCTTCCTGGTGATCGGCCTGCTCGGCCCGGCGATCTACATGATCTTCCCGGTGGTCGGCCCGATCTTCGCGTTCGGCTCCGACGGCGGCCACTGGGCGGTGGCCGACATGTGGCCCGAGACGGCCGTGCCGATCGGCACCCCGCACCACATGCCGTTCGACGAGATCACCCCGCGCAACTGCATGCCCAGCCTGCACACCGCGTGGGCCACCGCGATCTTCATCCACTCCCGCAAGGGCCCGAAGTTCCTCCGGTACGCCGGTACCTTCTGGCTCGTCGCCACGCTCGCCGCGACCCTGGGCTTCGGCTACCACTACGGCGCGGACCTCGTCGCCGGTGTGGTGTTCACGCTGACGATCGAGACGGGCATGCGCGCGCTGGAGCGCGGCTGGGACCGGCCGGCCGTCGGACTGGTCGCCTCCGGCACCGCGGTCTTCGCCGCGCTCCTGGTCTCGTACCGCTATCTGTCGCTGGAGATGGCCCACCACCCGTGGGTGTTCGGACCGCTGGTCATCCTGGCCATGTGCTCGGTGATCTACGCGTACGTACGGATCGACCGGCGCTGGGAGCCGAAGGCGGCTGCCGTTCCGAAGCTGGAGCCGCAGCCCGAGATGGCCTGAGCCGCCGTCCACGTCTCTGGGTAACGTGTGACGTCGCACCACCACCCCGCCGGTTCGCGAACCGGCGGGGTGGTGCCGTCAGAGACCCGAAACCCCGGCAAGGAGCGACCCGCCGTGCACCCATTCGACCGGTTCACCGACGCGCTGGACTACCCGATGTATGTCGTGACCGCCGCGGCGGACGGTGAGCGGGCCGGCTGCCTGGTCGGCTTCGGGTCGCAGTGCTCGATGCGGCCGCCCCGTTTCATGGTGTGGCTGTCGGAGCTGAACCGGACCTGCCGCATCGCGGCCCGCGCCGACCGGCTGGCCGTCCATCTGCTCCGCCGCGACCAGGACCGGCTGGCCCGGCTCTTCGGCGGCGAGACCGGCGACCGTACGGACAAGTTCGCGCAGGTCGCCTGGCACCCCGGTCCGGGCGGGGTGCCGGTGCTGGACGAGGCGCCGGCCTGGTTCGTCGGCCGCGTCGAGCGGCGCGTCGGCGGCGGCGACCACATCGGGCATCTGCTCGCCCCGGAGGAGGTGCGCCACCCGGCGGACGGGGGTTTCCCGTTCCTGTCGGTCAGCGGTGCCATCGACATTCCACCGGGCCACCCCGTGGACTGAGCGCGGACCGTCAGAAGTCGCCCCGCGCGGTCCGCTCGGCCAGCTTCTGGAACTCACCGAGGTCGTAATTGGCGAGCACCGAGTCCAGGCTGGTGAGCGCGCCCAGGTACTCCACGAAACCCTGCGGCTCGTACTCGATCTGGAGGGCCACCCGGCTCGACTCGTCGTCCAGCCGGTGGAAGGTGACGACCCCGGCGTGGTGAACGCCCTCGATGGTCTTCCAGGCGATCCGGTTCTCCGGGATCACCTCGGTGAGTTCGGCGACGAACTCCTTGTCGGCACCGGGGAGGGAGAGCTGCCAGGCGAACCGGCGCGCGTCCAGCGGGTCGACGCGGCGGACGTGGCTCAGGAAGGAGGGCCAGCGGGCGACGTCGCTCCACAGGGCCCAGCTCACGGCGACCGGGGCCTTGATATCGACGGTCTCGACGATCGAGGAAGACATGGGGACTCCTAGTCGTAGGTAGGTGCGTTCGGTGCCGGCGGCGCTAGGAGCGCGTGGCCAGCGTGAAGGGGTGTCCGGCGGGATCGGAGTAGAGGCGGGTGTCGCGTGCGCCGCCGTTGTTCTTCGTGTCCAGGGGGCGTGCGCCGAGGCCGACCGCTTCCCGTTCCGCCTCGTCCATGTCCTCGCGGGCGACCAGGATGCGGAGATGGGCCTGTTGCGAATCGTCGGGCCTCGGCCAGCTCGGCGGTGCGTAGCCGTGGTCCATGCGTATGGCGAGGTGGATTCCGGCCGCGCCCACCACCTCGATGACATCGAGCTCGGCGCCGGGACGGACCTCGGCGCCCAGGAGGGCGGCGTAGAAGTCCGCCAGCTCCTGCGGTTCGGCGCAGTCCAGCACCAGCAGACCCGTTTTCGGCACCGCCATGACCGTCCTCCTGTTCGCGGTTGCTCGTTCCTCCGGACGCCGTTCCGCGTACCCGCGCCTTCTCCGGTCACACCCGGTCACCTGCGATTCCGTGGCCGTCGCCCGTTCGATGCCTGCGGGACGGATTACGGGGCAGACGGCGGTGCACCGGAAGGCCGAAGCCTTCCCCATCGCCGAACAGGGGGGAACCCATGTCTGCCACCCAGCCGGATAGACCCGTCCGGCCGACGGAGCCCCGTGCCCCCGCCGGTCCGGGCCGCTCCCCCGCCCTGACGACCGGCGTCCGCACGGCAGGGCTGCGCCTCGCCGCGCTCACCGTCGGGCAGGCGGCGCTGATGGTGGGGCTCGGGCTCCTGATCACAGGGCCCGGGCACGCGATCTGGCCACTGAGCGTCGAGGACGAGGTCAATGAGGGGTTCGAGCACCTGCGCACCGGCCCCCTGACCGACATGTCGTTCGTGGCGTCGGAGGCCGGCAACACCCTCACGATCATCGCGATCACCGTGCTGGTCTGCCTGGGCCTGGTGGTGCTCCCCCGGCTCCCGAGGTGGCGGCAGGCCGTCTTCCTCGCCGTCGGCGTCTCGCTCCAGTCCCTGGTGTTCCTGATCATCACGATATGCGTGGACCGCGACCGGCCCGATGTGGACCGGCTCGACGCGTCTCCGCCGACGGCGAGCTACACCTCCGGGCACACCGGGGCGGCGACGGCCCTCTACGCGGGTCTCGCCGTGCTGGCCCTCCTCCCCGGCGGCCGGAGCCGACGCCACAAGGTGCTCGCCGGGCTGCTGCTGCTCATCCCGCTGCTCGTGGGGCTCGCCAGGCTCTACCGGGGGATGCACCACCCGACCGATGTGCTCGGCGGCATGCTGAATGGCGCCCTCTCCCTCCTGGTGGCGGGCCGCGCCCTGCTGGCCGAGGGCACGAGCCCCGCCCCGGTCCCGAAGAACGCGATGGAGATAGCCCAGGACGCGGCCGCCGAGCGTGCCGAGCGGATCGCGGGCCGCACGGTGGTCGTGGTCAATCCGACGGTGGCCGACGAGGAGCAGCGCGAGACGTTGCGGCTCGTCCTTGAGCA from Streptomyces drozdowiczii carries:
- a CDS encoding diacylglycerol kinase family protein, which translates into the protein MSATQPDRPVRPTEPRAPAGPGRSPALTTGVRTAGLRLAALTVGQAALMVGLGLLITGPGHAIWPLSVEDEVNEGFEHLRTGPLTDMSFVASEAGNTLTIIAITVLVCLGLVVLPRLPRWRQAVFLAVGVSLQSLVFLIITICVDRDRPDVDRLDASPPTASYTSGHTGAATALYAGLAVLALLPGGRSRRHKVLAGLLLLIPLLVGLARLYRGMHHPTDVLGGMLNGALSLLVAGRALLAEGTSPAPVPKNAMEIAQDAAAERAERIAGRTVVVVNPTVADEEQRETLRLVLEQHGRHAAEFVETTADDPGGGQAAAAVREGASLVVVCGGDGTIRAAADRLAGTGVPLAVVPCGTGNLLARNLGLPVAPAEALAAALTGSERRIDLGRIEGDGLPATHFTAMSGAGLDAAMLENTGSAAKAAIGWPAYVVAGLRSLRAPRMSLSFQLDDGPVLRRTARMVLLANIGDVQGGATLVPAAEPDDGFLDLAVFDPHGPTGWLRAVGAVLRGRPKPGGSTDTPVEYFTFRRAELRFASPQSRELDGDPVDRGRRLVAEVRPGALTVLLPSGGE
- a CDS encoding flavin reductase family protein — encoded protein: MHPFDRFTDALDYPMYVVTAAADGERAGCLVGFGSQCSMRPPRFMVWLSELNRTCRIAARADRLAVHLLRRDQDRLARLFGGETGDRTDKFAQVAWHPGPGGVPVLDEAPAWFVGRVERRVGGGDHIGHLLAPEEVRHPADGGFPFLSVSGAIDIPPGHPVD
- a CDS encoding phosphatase PAP2 family protein, which gives rise to MAGRKTGDTWLVITSKTRPEVLDQYMANADHALGNPSWVVGRLVNATGSAGAHFLNAVYAQLAVAAVCVAVYQLRNVARDRRFPGHHLVRTFLVIGLLGPAIYMIFPVVGPIFAFGSDGGHWAVADMWPETAVPIGTPHHMPFDEITPRNCMPSLHTAWATAIFIHSRKGPKFLRYAGTFWLVATLAATLGFGYHYGADLVAGVVFTLTIETGMRALERGWDRPAVGLVASGTAVFAALLVSYRYLSLEMAHHPWVFGPLVILAMCSVIYAYVRIDRRWEPKAAAVPKLEPQPEMA
- a CDS encoding VOC family protein → MAVPKTGLLVLDCAEPQELADFYAALLGAEVRPGAELDVIEVVGAAGIHLAIRMDHGYAPPSWPRPDDSQQAHLRILVAREDMDEAEREAVGLGARPLDTKNNGGARDTRLYSDPAGHPFTLATRS
- a CDS encoding SRPBCC family protein; translation: MSSSIVETVDIKAPVAVSWALWSDVARWPSFLSHVRRVDPLDARRFAWQLSLPGADKEFVAELTEVIPENRIAWKTIEGVHHAGVVTFHRLDDESSRVALQIEYEPQGFVEYLGALTSLDSVLANYDLGEFQKLAERTARGDF